A portion of the Mesobacillus jeotgali genome contains these proteins:
- a CDS encoding O-acetylhomoserine aminocarboxypropyltransferase/cysteine synthase family protein — protein sequence MAKEQKNYKLETIGVHGGQSPDPVTGARAVPIYSSNAFQFENTEHAADLFALKESGYIYSRIHNPTVTALEEKVSLLEGGVGALALASGMSAITMAVLNIAHAGDEIVAASNLYGGTYNLFAVTLPKYGIKVHLVDPENPENFRKAITPKTKAVYAETIGNPSLRVLDIEAVADIAHEAGVPLIIDNTFATPYLCRPIEFGADIVIHSATKWLLGNGTVMGGIIVDGGNFDWKSPKFPGFNEPDSSYHDIVYSEAIGAAAFIVKARVQLLRDLGPAISPQSAFQFNLGIETLHVRMKEHVANTKKIVDYLESHPAVTWVTYPGDDSHPDKHLADRYLPKGAGSVVVFGIEGGREAGAKLINSLELWSHVANVGDAKSLVIHPASTTHQQLDAEGLKAAGVPEDLIRLSVGIENSEDLIADLEQAIEKATGVPGVAART from the coding sequence ACTCGAAACGATTGGTGTGCATGGAGGCCAATCACCTGATCCGGTCACTGGGGCAAGAGCCGTACCGATTTACTCAAGTAATGCATTCCAGTTTGAAAACACAGAACATGCAGCTGATTTATTTGCCCTTAAGGAATCTGGCTATATTTACTCAAGGATCCATAACCCGACTGTTACAGCCCTCGAGGAAAAGGTCTCCCTGCTTGAAGGTGGTGTCGGTGCGCTAGCTCTGGCCAGCGGCATGTCTGCTATCACGATGGCAGTTTTAAACATCGCGCACGCCGGTGATGAGATTGTAGCTGCTTCTAATCTTTATGGAGGGACTTACAATCTATTTGCAGTGACCCTGCCTAAGTATGGAATCAAAGTCCATCTTGTAGATCCGGAAAATCCTGAGAATTTTAGAAAAGCGATTACACCGAAAACAAAAGCTGTATACGCGGAAACCATCGGAAATCCTAGTCTTCGAGTCTTGGATATCGAAGCCGTAGCAGATATTGCCCATGAAGCAGGGGTACCATTGATCATTGATAATACTTTTGCGACCCCTTACCTGTGCAGGCCGATTGAATTTGGTGCAGACATTGTCATACACTCCGCTACCAAATGGCTGCTGGGCAACGGAACTGTAATGGGAGGAATTATTGTAGATGGTGGCAATTTCGACTGGAAATCACCAAAATTCCCGGGCTTCAATGAGCCAGATTCCAGTTACCACGATATAGTTTATAGTGAAGCAATAGGGGCAGCCGCCTTTATCGTTAAAGCGAGAGTTCAGCTGCTTCGTGACCTTGGACCGGCAATCAGCCCACAGAGTGCCTTCCAATTCAATCTGGGAATAGAAACTTTACATGTCCGCATGAAGGAACATGTTGCCAATACCAAGAAAATAGTAGACTATCTTGAGTCGCATCCAGCTGTTACCTGGGTCACCTATCCGGGGGATGACTCCCATCCGGATAAGCACCTGGCAGATCGATACCTTCCTAAAGGTGCGGGTTCCGTTGTTGTCTTTGGCATTGAAGGCGGCAGGGAAGCAGGAGCCAAGCTGATCAACTCACTGGAACTATGGTCACATGTTGCCAATGTTGGTGACGCGAAGAGCCTTGTCATCCATCCTGCAAGCACAACACACCAGCAGCTGGATGCAGAGGGACTCAAAGCTGCCGGCGTACCGGAGGATTTAATCCGTCTCTCCGTGGGAATTGAGAATAGTGAGGATCTTATTGCGGACCTGGAGCAAGCGATCGAAAAAGCAACTGGAGTACCGGGAGTGGCAGCAAGAACATAA
- a CDS encoding methionine ABC transporter ATP-binding protein has protein sequence MISIKKARKIYPSRKGEVKAVDDVNLEVKEGEIFGVIGYSGAGKSTLIRMLNGLEIPTSGSVVVAGREVSRIKGAELRKARQEISMIFQHFNLLWSRTVAENIAFPLEIAGVPRAEREKRVKELIALVGLEGRGEAYPSQLSGGQKQRVGIARALANNPKVLLGDEATSALDPQTTDQILDLLVDINKRLGLTIVLITHEMHVIRKICHRVAVMEGGRIVETGPVLEVFKNPQQPITKRFVQQVTEPEETKETAEHLLSLYPHGRVIQLTFVGEGAEQPLITRLIREYPITVNILQGKISQTQNGSYGTLFIHLEGDENELDRAIEFIAQQGVGVEVISND, from the coding sequence TTGATTTCGATAAAAAAAGCAAGGAAGATATATCCCTCAAGAAAGGGAGAAGTCAAAGCGGTAGATGACGTAAACCTTGAAGTCAAAGAAGGAGAAATCTTTGGCGTCATCGGCTACAGTGGTGCGGGGAAAAGCACGTTAATCCGGATGCTCAATGGTCTGGAGATTCCAACATCAGGATCCGTCGTGGTGGCCGGCAGGGAAGTTTCCAGAATTAAAGGAGCAGAACTTCGAAAAGCGCGCCAGGAAATCAGCATGATTTTTCAGCACTTCAACTTGCTGTGGTCAAGGACGGTGGCCGAAAATATCGCTTTTCCACTGGAGATTGCCGGTGTCCCTAGGGCAGAGAGGGAAAAGCGTGTAAAAGAATTAATAGCGCTTGTAGGCCTTGAAGGACGAGGAGAAGCCTATCCATCACAATTGAGCGGCGGGCAGAAACAGAGGGTCGGAATTGCCAGGGCGCTCGCCAACAATCCAAAGGTACTGCTAGGGGATGAAGCAACTTCAGCACTTGACCCGCAAACGACAGACCAGATCCTCGACCTTCTAGTTGATATCAATAAAAGGCTGGGTCTTACAATCGTCCTGATCACTCATGAAATGCATGTTATCAGAAAGATTTGCCACCGGGTCGCTGTAATGGAAGGCGGAAGGATTGTCGAAACAGGTCCAGTATTGGAAGTATTCAAAAATCCTCAGCAGCCAATCACCAAAAGGTTCGTCCAGCAGGTAACAGAGCCTGAAGAAACAAAAGAAACAGCAGAACATTTACTGTCACTTTATCCGCATGGCCGAGTTATTCAATTGACGTTTGTCGGTGAGGGAGCAGAGCAGCCGCTCATCACGAGGCTGATTCGGGAATACCCGATCACGGTCAATATTTTACAGGGGAAGATATCCCAGACTCAGAACGGGTCTTACGGTACTCTCTTCATCCACCTGGAAGGCGATGAGAATGAGCTCGACCGTGCCATCGAATTTATTGCGCAACAAGGTGTTGGTGTGGAGGTGATTTCAAATGACTGA
- a CDS encoding methionine ABC transporter permease, with product MTETLFPNVKWDRMWEATIETLYMSAISVVATFIIGAILGLLLFLTSKGNIWENRPVNIVLSAIVNIFRSIPFIILIVLLIPFTKFILNTMIGENAALPALIIGSAPFYARMVEIGLREIDKGVIEAAKSMGAKTTEIIWKVLLPESMPALVSGITVTAIALVSYTAMAGVIGAGGLGNLAYLEGFQRSRNDVTLMATIIILIIVFLIQFIGDFATRKLDKR from the coding sequence ATGACTGAGACTTTATTTCCAAATGTGAAATGGGACCGAATGTGGGAAGCGACAATTGAAACACTATATATGAGTGCCATATCGGTAGTAGCAACGTTTATCATTGGGGCAATCCTTGGCCTGTTGCTATTCCTGACTTCAAAGGGGAATATCTGGGAGAACCGACCGGTTAATATCGTACTTAGTGCCATTGTTAATATATTCAGGTCAATCCCATTCATTATCCTGATTGTTCTTCTTATCCCTTTTACAAAGTTCATCCTTAACACAATGATCGGTGAAAATGCGGCATTGCCGGCTTTGATTATTGGTTCTGCCCCATTTTACGCAAGGATGGTTGAAATCGGGCTGCGGGAAATTGATAAAGGTGTTATTGAAGCAGCAAAGTCTATGGGAGCTAAAACAACTGAAATCATTTGGAAGGTACTCCTTCCTGAATCCATGCCTGCCCTTGTTTCCGGAATAACCGTAACAGCAATCGCGTTGGTCAGTTATACGGCTATGGCCGGTGTAATTGGTGCCGGGGGGTTAGGGAATCTCGCATACCTAGAAGGCTTCCAGAGAAGCCGTAATGATGTAACGCTGATGGCGACAATCATTATCTTAATCATTGTATTTTTAATTCAATTCATTGGTGATTTTGCTACAAGAAAACTAGACAAAAGATAG
- a CDS encoding MetQ/NlpA family ABC transporter substrate-binding protein yields the protein MKKWLLALLTLILTAGLAACGASEDKKEGEGGKEESKKIVVGASNVPHAEILEEAKDLLKEKGFELEIETFNDYIVPNQALDSKELDANYFQHIPYLEAQMAEHGYKFEVAGGIHIEPIGVYSKEYSSLDELPEGAHIIMSSSVADHGRILTMLEKEGLITLKDGVEKVKATIDDIAENPKKLKFDTEYEAALLPQIYNNGEGDAVLINSNYAIDAGLNPLKDSIAIEESDSPYVNVIAVREGDKDKPAIKALVEVLHSKEIQDFILEKYEGAVVPVKE from the coding sequence TTGAAAAAATGGTTACTTGCATTATTAACTTTGATTTTAACAGCAGGTCTTGCAGCTTGTGGTGCTTCTGAAGACAAAAAAGAAGGAGAAGGCGGCAAGGAAGAAAGCAAGAAAATTGTTGTAGGTGCTTCTAACGTACCTCATGCGGAAATTTTGGAAGAAGCAAAGGACCTTCTTAAGGAAAAAGGCTTTGAACTTGAAATTGAAACGTTCAATGACTATATCGTCCCTAACCAGGCACTTGATTCAAAAGAACTTGATGCAAACTACTTCCAGCACATTCCTTACCTGGAAGCACAAATGGCTGAACACGGCTATAAGTTCGAAGTAGCGGGCGGAATCCACATCGAGCCAATCGGAGTTTACTCAAAAGAATACTCAAGCCTTGATGAACTGCCTGAAGGCGCGCACATCATCATGAGCAGCTCTGTTGCAGACCACGGACGTATTCTGACAATGCTTGAAAAAGAAGGTTTAATCACCCTTAAAGATGGTGTAGAAAAAGTTAAGGCGACAATTGATGATATTGCTGAAAATCCAAAGAAACTAAAATTCGATACAGAGTATGAAGCAGCATTGCTTCCTCAAATCTATAACAATGGCGAAGGCGACGCAGTACTAATCAACTCTAACTACGCAATTGACGCTGGATTGAACCCATTAAAAGATTCTATTGCAATCGAAGAAAGTGATTCACCTTACGTAAACGTCATTGCAGTACGTGAGGGAGACAAAGACAAGCCAGCAATCAAAGCCCTTGTTGAAGTTCTTCACTCAAAAGAAATCCAGGATTTCATCCTTGAAAAATATGAAGGTGCAGTAGTACCTGTAAAAGAATAA
- a CDS encoding carboxymuconolactone decarboxylase family protein, with translation MEHHYEPRNSTEAALHEYKQGLGVFTQKMPELAHHYNAFTEVCFQEGTLSQKEKQLIALGISLYSQDEYCIIYHLKGCLDQGASEEQILEAVGVTAAFGGGAAMSQAVTLVQEAMAELNTLKQ, from the coding sequence ATGGAACATCATTATGAGCCAAGAAATTCTACAGAAGCAGCATTGCATGAATACAAGCAGGGTCTTGGTGTATTTACACAGAAAATGCCTGAATTAGCGCATCACTATAATGCGTTTACCGAAGTATGTTTCCAGGAAGGCACCTTATCACAAAAAGAAAAACAGCTGATCGCTTTAGGGATTTCATTGTACTCGCAGGATGAATATTGTATTATCTACCATTTAAAAGGGTGTCTTGACCAGGGTGCGTCAGAAGAACAAATTTTGGAGGCTGTTGGAGTTACAGCTGCATTTGGCGGCGGGGCTGCCATGAGCCAGGCAGTCACACTTGTCCAGGAAGCAATGGCAGAGCTGAATACTTTGAAGCAGTAA
- the sufC gene encoding Fe-S cluster assembly ATPase SufC, which produces MAGSVLSIKDLQVEIEGKQILKGVNLEVKGGEIHAIMGPNGTGKSTLSSSIMGHPKYEVTNGTVTLDGENVLDMEVDERARAGLFLAMQYPSEISGVTNADFLRSALNSRLGEGNEISLMKFIRKMDKQMEFLEMDLDMAQRYLNEGFSGGEKKRNEILQLMMLEPKIAILDEIDSGLDIDALKVVSKGINEMRGEDFGCLIITHYQRLLDYITPDYVHVMMQGRIVKSGGPELAQRLEAEGYDWIKKELGIEDETVGQEA; this is translated from the coding sequence ATGGCAGGATCTGTATTATCAATTAAGGACCTTCAAGTTGAGATTGAGGGCAAACAGATATTAAAAGGTGTGAACTTGGAAGTTAAGGGTGGGGAAATCCATGCGATCATGGGACCGAATGGTACTGGTAAATCCACTTTATCTTCTTCAATCATGGGTCACCCTAAGTATGAAGTAACAAATGGAACAGTTACGCTTGATGGCGAGAATGTTCTTGACATGGAAGTTGACGAAAGAGCACGCGCTGGTCTTTTCCTTGCTATGCAATACCCAAGCGAAATAAGCGGTGTGACAAATGCTGACTTCCTTCGTTCTGCTTTGAACAGCCGTCTTGGCGAAGGAAATGAAATTTCGCTTATGAAATTCATCCGCAAGATGGATAAGCAGATGGAATTCCTTGAAATGGATCTTGATATGGCACAGCGCTACCTTAACGAAGGATTCTCCGGCGGAGAGAAGAAGCGTAACGAGATTCTGCAATTAATGATGCTTGAACCGAAAATCGCAATTCTTGACGAAATCGACTCAGGTCTTGATATCGACGCATTGAAGGTTGTTTCTAAAGGAATCAATGAAATGCGCGGCGAAGATTTCGGCTGCTTAATTATCACTCACTACCAGCGCCTTCTTGATTATATCACTCCTGACTACGTACACGTTATGATGCAGGGCCGCATTGTGAAGTCTGGCGGACCAGAGCTTGCACAGCGCTTAGAAGCAGAAGGATACGACTGGATTAAGAAAGAACTGGGCATCGAAGACGAAACAGTTGGGCAAGAAGCTTAA
- the sufD gene encoding Fe-S cluster assembly protein SufD, with the protein MTTETKWAFDQEYITSFSKEMNEPAWLTELRVQSLEKAEDLSMPRPDKTKIDKWNFTQFEKLLVKSDVFSSIDQLPEDVKALVDQEAKENSLYVQRNNKPAYLQLSKEMQEQGVIFTDIFTAAREYSDLLKKYFMTAVKNDEHRLTALHTAFMNGGAFLYIPKNVQLKNPIQAIFLHDDAEASLFNHVLVVAEDNSSVTYVENYISTTGKVNGLVNIVTEVIAGQNAKIQYGAVDTLAEGLTTYVNRRGHAGRDARIEWALGMMNDGNTISENTTNLVGDGSYGDTKTVVVGRGEQTQNFTTSIIHFGKNSEGYILKHGVVKDSATSIFNGIGKIEHGASKSNAEQESRVLMLSEKARGDANPILLIDEDDVTAGHAASVGRVDPLQLYYLMSRGIPKHEAERLVIHGFLAPVVNELPIEGVKKQLVEVIERKVK; encoded by the coding sequence ATGACTACGGAAACGAAATGGGCTTTTGACCAGGAGTACATTACTTCCTTCTCAAAAGAAATGAACGAACCGGCATGGCTTACAGAGCTTCGTGTGCAATCTCTTGAAAAAGCAGAAGATCTTTCTATGCCAAGACCGGATAAAACGAAAATCGATAAATGGAACTTCACTCAGTTTGAAAAGCTTCTTGTGAAGAGCGATGTTTTCTCATCTATCGACCAACTTCCTGAAGATGTAAAAGCGCTTGTAGACCAGGAAGCTAAAGAAAACAGCCTTTATGTGCAGCGCAACAATAAGCCTGCCTACCTCCAGCTTTCAAAAGAAATGCAGGAGCAGGGCGTTATTTTTACTGATATTTTCACAGCAGCACGTGAATACAGTGATCTGCTGAAGAAGTACTTCATGACGGCTGTTAAAAACGACGAGCACCGCTTGACTGCTCTTCACACTGCATTCATGAACGGCGGGGCTTTCCTTTATATACCTAAAAATGTTCAGCTTAAAAACCCGATCCAGGCAATCTTCCTGCATGATGATGCGGAAGCCAGCCTTTTCAACCACGTACTTGTGGTTGCTGAAGACAATAGCTCTGTGACATACGTTGAGAACTATATCTCCACAACTGGAAAAGTGAACGGATTGGTGAACATTGTAACAGAAGTAATCGCTGGCCAAAATGCGAAAATCCAGTATGGTGCAGTTGATACTTTGGCTGAAGGTCTTACAACTTATGTGAACCGTCGCGGCCATGCTGGAAGAGATGCTCGTATCGAGTGGGCTCTTGGCATGATGAACGATGGCAACACAATTTCAGAAAACACTACAAACCTTGTTGGTGACGGTTCATACGGCGATACGAAGACAGTTGTTGTCGGACGCGGAGAACAGACTCAGAATTTCACAACAAGCATTATCCATTTTGGTAAAAATTCTGAAGGTTATATCCTTAAGCACGGTGTTGTAAAGGATAGCGCTACATCTATTTTTAACGGGATTGGAAAAATCGAGCACGGGGCTTCTAAGTCAAATGCAGAGCAAGAATCACGTGTACTGATGCTTAGCGAAAAAGCACGCGGGGATGCTAACCCAATTCTTCTGATCGATGAAGATGATGTAACAGCAGGTCACGCTGCTTCTGTTGGACGCGTAGATCCATTGCAGCTTTACTACTTGATGAGCCGCGGTATTCCTAAGCACGAGGCAGAGCGCCTTGTCATCCACGGTTTCCTTGCACCAGTTGTAAATGAGCTTCCGATCGAGGGAGTTAAAAAGCAGTTGGTCGAGGTCATCGAAAGGAAAGTTAAATAA
- a CDS encoding cysteine desulfurase: protein MNAREIRELFPILKQEVNGSPLVYLDSAATSQKPVQVIEALDKYYREYNSNVHRGVHTLGTRATDGYEGAREKVRKFINAKSIEEIIFTRGTTTAINTVAASYGRDNLNEGDEIVISYMEHHSNIIPWQQVAKQTGATLKYIDLQEDGTISLDTVRETVTENTKIVSIMQVSNVLGVMNPIKEIAEIAHQNGAIMVVDGAQSAPHMKIDVQDLNCDFLAFSGHKMCGPTGIGVLYGKKALLEKMEPIEFGGEMIDFVGLYESTWKELPWKFEGGTPIIAGAIGLGAAIDFLNEIGLDNIEKHEHALAAYAMDKMSQIEGMTIYGPKEAGKRAGLVTFNIDDVHPHDVATVLDAEGIAVRAGHHCAQPLMKWLKASATARASFYLYNTEEDIDKLVAGLVKTKEYFSDVF from the coding sequence ATGAACGCCCGCGAAATTCGTGAACTGTTTCCGATTTTAAAACAGGAAGTCAATGGCAGCCCGCTTGTCTATCTGGACAGCGCGGCAACATCACAGAAGCCGGTGCAGGTAATCGAGGCACTGGATAAATATTATCGCGAATACAACTCCAACGTACACCGCGGTGTACACACTCTTGGAACAAGAGCGACTGATGGGTACGAAGGAGCAAGGGAAAAGGTCCGTAAGTTCATTAATGCAAAATCCATTGAAGAAATCATCTTCACCCGCGGAACTACTACTGCAATCAACACGGTAGCTGCAAGCTATGGCCGTGATAATCTCAATGAAGGCGATGAAATTGTCATCTCCTACATGGAGCATCACAGCAATATCATCCCGTGGCAGCAGGTGGCGAAACAAACGGGTGCAACATTGAAATATATCGATCTGCAGGAAGACGGCACGATTTCACTTGATACTGTGAGAGAAACTGTTACAGAGAATACGAAAATCGTTTCGATCATGCAGGTATCCAATGTATTGGGTGTCATGAACCCGATCAAAGAGATTGCCGAGATTGCCCACCAAAATGGTGCAATCATGGTTGTCGATGGTGCTCAAAGCGCTCCGCATATGAAAATCGATGTTCAGGACCTTAATTGCGATTTCCTCGCTTTTTCTGGACATAAGATGTGCGGGCCGACAGGTATCGGCGTATTATATGGCAAGAAGGCACTTCTTGAAAAAATGGAGCCGATTGAGTTTGGCGGCGAAATGATTGATTTTGTAGGTCTCTACGAGTCAACCTGGAAAGAGCTGCCTTGGAAATTCGAAGGCGGAACACCGATCATCGCTGGAGCGATCGGTCTGGGAGCCGCAATCGACTTCCTGAATGAGATCGGGCTCGACAATATTGAAAAGCACGAACACGCTCTTGCGGCTTATGCGATGGATAAAATGTCTCAAATCGAAGGCATGACCATTTATGGGCCTAAGGAAGCCGGCAAGCGTGCAGGACTTGTAACATTCAATATAGATGACGTCCATCCACATGATGTAGCGACAGTACTTGATGCTGAAGGAATCGCTGTCCGGGCGGGCCACCATTGCGCCCAGCCGCTGATGAAATGGCTGAAAGCATCCGCGACAGCACGTGCAAGCTTCTACCTGTACAACACAGAAGAAGATATTGACAAGCTCGTAGCAGGCCTTGTCAAAACAAAGGAGTATTTCAGCGATGTCTTTTAA
- the sufU gene encoding Fe-S cluster assembly sulfur transfer protein SufU: MSFNNLDNLYRQVIMDHYKNPRNKGVLEEGSLTVNMNNPTCGDRIQLTMKVEDGKVADAKFEGEGCSISMSSASMMTQAVKGRPIEEALKLSTVFSNIMQGKEYEEDDLDLGDIEALQGVAKFPARIKCATLAWKAMEKGLKEEEDSQ, from the coding sequence ATGTCTTTTAATAATTTAGATAACCTTTATCGGCAAGTTATTATGGATCACTATAAGAACCCCCGCAATAAAGGTGTTTTGGAAGAAGGCAGCCTGACAGTCAATATGAACAACCCGACATGCGGCGACCGCATCCAGCTGACGATGAAAGTCGAAGACGGCAAGGTAGCGGACGCAAAATTCGAAGGGGAAGGCTGCTCGATTTCCATGTCCTCTGCTTCAATGATGACGCAGGCGGTAAAAGGAAGGCCTATCGAAGAAGCTTTAAAGCTTTCAACGGTTTTTTCTAACATCATGCAGGGAAAAGAATACGAAGAGGATGATCTTGACCTCGGGGATATCGAAGCACTGCAAGGTGTCGCGAAATTCCCTGCCAGGATCAAATGTGCTACTCTTGCATGGAAGGCAATGGAGAAAGGCCTTAAGGAAGAGGAAGACAGCCAATAA
- the sufB gene encoding Fe-S cluster assembly protein SufB, giving the protein MAKKMPEIGDYKYGFSDKDVSIFRSKRGLTREIVEEISKMKEEPQWMLDFRLKSLEHFYNMPMPQWGGDMASLNFDEITYYVKPSERSEKSWDEVPDEIKATFDKLGIPEAEQKYLAGVSAQYESEVVYHNMKEELEELGIVFKDTDSALKENEDIFREHFGKVIPPTDNKFSALNSAVWSGGSFIYVPKGIKVDTPLQAYFRINSENMGQFERTLIIVDEGAHVHYVEGCTAPVYTTNSLHSAVVEIIIKKDAYCRYTTIQNWANNVFNLVTKRAVCEANATMEWIDGNIGSKLTMKYPAVILKGEGARGMTLSIAIAGKGQHQDAGAKMIHLAPNTSSTIVSKSISKQGGKVTYRGIVHFGRKADGARSNIECDTLIMDNKSTSDTIPYNEILNDNISLEHEAKVSKVSEEQLFYLMSRGVSEEEATEMIVMGFIEPFTKELPMEYAVEMNRLIKFEMEGSIG; this is encoded by the coding sequence ATGGCTAAAAAAATGCCAGAGATCGGTGATTATAAATACGGATTTTCCGATAAAGACGTTTCCATCTTCCGGTCTAAACGCGGCCTGACGCGTGAAATCGTTGAAGAAATTTCAAAAATGAAGGAAGAGCCCCAGTGGATGCTGGACTTCCGTTTAAAATCATTGGAGCATTTCTACAACATGCCAATGCCTCAATGGGGCGGAGACATGGCTTCATTGAACTTTGATGAAATCACATATTACGTTAAACCATCTGAGCGCTCTGAAAAATCATGGGATGAAGTACCTGATGAAATCAAGGCGACATTCGATAAGCTCGGGATTCCTGAAGCTGAGCAAAAATACCTTGCAGGTGTTTCTGCGCAATACGAATCAGAGGTTGTATACCACAACATGAAGGAAGAGCTTGAAGAGCTGGGAATCGTTTTCAAAGACACAGATTCAGCTCTGAAAGAAAACGAAGACATTTTCCGTGAGCATTTCGGAAAAGTCATCCCTCCAACAGACAACAAGTTTTCAGCATTGAACTCTGCAGTCTGGTCTGGCGGATCTTTCATCTATGTTCCAAAGGGAATCAAAGTGGATACTCCGCTTCAGGCGTATTTCCGCATTAACTCTGAAAACATGGGCCAGTTCGAGCGTACACTGATCATCGTTGATGAAGGCGCGCACGTACACTATGTTGAAGGATGTACAGCTCCTGTTTACACAACGAACTCCCTTCACAGTGCGGTCGTTGAAATCATCATCAAGAAAGACGCATACTGCCGTTACACAACCATCCAGAACTGGGCAAACAACGTCTTCAACCTTGTTACAAAACGTGCGGTCTGTGAAGCGAATGCGACAATGGAATGGATCGATGGCAACATCGGCTCCAAGCTGACAATGAAGTACCCTGCAGTCATCCTTAAAGGTGAAGGCGCACGCGGTATGACATTATCAATCGCAATCGCTGGTAAAGGCCAGCACCAGGACGCAGGTGCGAAAATGATCCACCTTGCTCCAAACACATCATCAACCATCGTATCAAAATCAATCTCAAAGCAAGGCGGAAAAGTAACTTACCGTGGTATCGTCCACTTCGGACGCAAAGCTGACGGTGCCCGCTCTAACATTGAGTGCGATACATTGATTATGGATAACAAGTCTACATCAGACACAATTCCATACAATGAAATCCTGAATGACAACATTTCTCTTGAGCACGAAGCGAAGGTTTCCAAAGTATCAGAAGAGCAATTGTTCTACCTGATGAGCCGCGGAGTCTCCGAAGAAGAAGCAACAGAAATGATCGTCATGGGCTTCATCGAGCCATTCACAAAAGAATTGCCAATGGAATACGCAGTCGAAATGAACCGCCTGATCAAGTTCGAGATGGAAGGTTCTATCGGTTAA
- a CDS encoding DUF72 domain-containing protein, with the protein MIIVGLTGWGDHDSLYDGKVSPRDKLKEYSSHFPAVEVDASFYAVQPVKNAAKWVEDTPEQFQFIVKAYQGMTGHQRGEIPFNDKNEMFTAYKESLKPYLEANKHAMTLFQFPPWFDLRKENVDYLRWCREQMGDIDCALEFRNQSWFEDGMREKTLDFMKKEKWIHSICDEPQAGEGSIPTVLESTSPEKVLVRFHGRNVHGWNKKGRGQDWREVRYLYRYNQEELKAWAEDLRKLDEGTTKVFALFNNNSGGDAADNAKQMVDLLDIEYEGLNPRQLDLF; encoded by the coding sequence ATGATTATTGTTGGCTTAACGGGCTGGGGAGACCATGACAGTTTATATGATGGCAAGGTTTCGCCCCGTGATAAACTAAAGGAGTATTCCAGCCACTTTCCTGCAGTCGAGGTCGATGCCTCTTTTTACGCTGTGCAGCCTGTCAAGAATGCAGCGAAATGGGTGGAAGATACACCCGAGCAATTCCAATTCATCGTAAAAGCATATCAGGGAATGACCGGCCATCAGCGCGGCGAAATTCCTTTTAACGATAAAAATGAGATGTTCACAGCCTACAAAGAATCTTTGAAGCCTTATCTTGAGGCAAACAAGCATGCTATGACCTTATTCCAGTTTCCTCCGTGGTTTGACCTGCGCAAGGAAAATGTTGATTATTTGCGCTGGTGCCGTGAGCAGATGGGGGATATCGACTGTGCTCTCGAGTTTCGAAATCAGTCATGGTTCGAAGATGGTATGCGTGAGAAAACTCTAGATTTTATGAAAAAGGAAAAATGGATTCACAGTATCTGTGATGAGCCACAGGCAGGGGAGGGGTCGATTCCGACTGTGCTGGAATCCACATCCCCTGAAAAGGTCCTTGTCCGTTTCCATGGGCGTAATGTCCATGGATGGAATAAGAAGGGAAGAGGCCAGGATTGGCGGGAAGTCAGGTACTTATACCGCTATAATCAGGAAGAATTGAAGGCGTGGGCTGAGGATTTGCGAAAGCTTGATGAAGGGACCACAAAGGTGTTCGCCCTCTTCAATAACAATTCCGGCGGGGATGCGGCTGACAATGCCAAACAGATGGTGGATTTATTGGATATCGAATATGAAGGGTTGAACCCGAGACAGCTTGATTTATTTTAA